One part of the Phycisphaerae bacterium genome encodes these proteins:
- a CDS encoding archease — translation MTPHYELFDHTADLGVRVRAASLAELVPPATEALYAAIGEVVTTDAARPWTLELRGDDPAVLLRDYLAELLHAFDCGQQRLTDVHVMEFTPQRVRVSGKMRAVDPAASDFAREIKAVTYHELAIRPIAGGYEATYIVDI, via the coding sequence ATGACGCCGCACTACGAGCTCTTCGATCACACCGCCGATCTTGGCGTGCGGGTGCGCGCGGCGTCGCTGGCCGAACTCGTGCCGCCGGCGACAGAGGCGCTGTATGCCGCGATCGGCGAAGTGGTGACGACGGACGCGGCCCGGCCGTGGACCTTGGAGCTGCGCGGCGATGATCCGGCGGTTCTGCTGCGCGACTACCTTGCGGAGTTGTTGCACGCGTTCGATTGCGGGCAACAGCGGCTAACCGATGTGCACGTGATGGAGTTCACGCCGCAGCGGGTCAGAGTGTCAGGCAAGATGCGCGCCGTGGACCCGGCGGCGAGCGATTTCGCGCGCGAGATCAAGGCGGTGACGTATCACGAGCTGGCGATTCGCCCAATCGCCGGCGGGTACGAAGCGACGTATATCGTGGATATCTGA
- a CDS encoding RtcB family protein has translation MSDNYTGPLERIDACRWRIPKGYKAGMRVDGIIYADERLIHSIREDKSPEQVANVACLPGIVGQSLAMPDIHWGYGFCIGGVAATDPAAGGVISPGGVGYDINCGVRLIRTDLTRAEVQPRIEPIVNRMFDTVPCGVGRGGRVKFDRGELRRLMRDGSRFVVESGFGWDQDLEVTEAHGCLPDADPDCVSSRAIERGADQCGTLGSGNHFMEVQVVEEIVDPQSAAAFGLAVGQITLMIHSGSRGLGYQVCEDAIHELRNVPEKYGIELPDRQLVCAPVHSKEGQRYLGAMQAAANFAWANRQIMTHLAREVFSEIFRRPPELLGMRVVYDVAHNIAKLEEYEVAGEVKTLCIHRKGATRAFPAGHPEVPLAYRQVGQPVLVPGDMGRSSWVLVGQPAAMEQTFGSCCHGAGRLMSRGAAIRAAKGRSIEKELLAGGVVARARGRTGLAEEQPAAYKDVNQVAEAVDAAGISRKVARLRPIGVIKG, from the coding sequence ATGTCTGACAACTACACCGGTCCGCTGGAGCGGATCGACGCCTGCCGCTGGCGGATTCCGAAGGGCTACAAGGCGGGCATGCGCGTGGATGGCATCATCTACGCCGATGAACGCCTGATCCATTCGATCCGCGAGGACAAGTCGCCCGAGCAGGTCGCCAACGTCGCGTGCCTGCCCGGCATCGTCGGCCAATCGCTCGCCATGCCCGACATTCACTGGGGCTACGGTTTCTGCATCGGCGGCGTCGCGGCCACCGACCCGGCCGCGGGCGGCGTCATCAGTCCCGGCGGCGTCGGCTACGACATCAACTGCGGCGTGCGGCTGATTCGCACCGACCTGACCCGCGCGGAAGTGCAGCCGCGCATCGAGCCGATCGTCAATCGCATGTTCGACACCGTGCCGTGTGGCGTCGGTCGCGGCGGGCGCGTGAAATTCGACCGCGGCGAGTTGCGGCGGCTGATGCGCGACGGCTCGCGCTTCGTGGTCGAGTCCGGCTTTGGCTGGGACCAGGATCTCGAAGTCACCGAGGCGCACGGTTGCCTGCCGGACGCCGATCCGGACTGCGTGTCCAGCCGGGCGATCGAGCGCGGCGCCGACCAGTGCGGCACGCTCGGCAGCGGCAACCACTTCATGGAGGTCCAGGTCGTCGAGGAAATCGTCGATCCGCAGTCGGCGGCGGCGTTCGGGCTGGCCGTCGGCCAGATCACGCTGATGATCCACTCCGGCTCGCGCGGACTGGGTTACCAGGTGTGTGAAGATGCGATTCACGAGCTGCGCAACGTGCCGGAGAAATACGGCATCGAGCTGCCCGATCGTCAGCTCGTCTGCGCCCCGGTTCACTCCAAGGAAGGTCAGCGCTACCTGGGGGCGATGCAGGCGGCGGCGAATTTCGCTTGGGCGAACCGGCAGATCATGACGCACCTGGCCCGCGAAGTGTTCTCCGAGATATTCCGCCGACCGCCGGAACTGCTGGGGATGCGCGTGGTCTACGACGTCGCGCACAACATCGCGAAGCTGGAGGAGTACGAGGTCGCGGGTGAGGTGAAAACGCTCTGCATCCACCGCAAGGGGGCGACGCGCGCGTTTCCCGCGGGCCATCCGGAGGTGCCGCTCGCGTATCGGCAGGTCGGGCAGCCGGTGCTTGTGCCTGGCGACATGGGCCGGTCGAGCTGGGTGCTGGTCGGACAGCCGGCGGCGATGGAACAGACGTTCGGCAGTTGCTGCCACGGGGCCGGGCGGCTCATGTCGCGCGGGGCCGCGATCCGCGCCGCGAAGGGCCGCTCGATCGAGAAGGAGCTGCTCGCCGGCGGGGTAGTGGCCCGCGCTCGCGGCCGCACCGGGCTCGCTGAAGAGCAGCCAGCCGCATACAAGGACGTAAACCAGGTGGCCGAGGCGGTCGACGCGGCCGGGATCAGCCGCAAGGTCGCGCGGCTGCGACCGATCGGCGTGATCAAGGGGTAG
- a CDS encoding S8 family serine peptidase gives MTMNVRRRLAMPVLALLLFAGSMLVVAAERHVPWRLGQAALPAVSAERLAAVWPEVNSGRPHVVVQFDVPPPAEQRATLAARGLRLLRYIGGGAYFAALDANATDPDQLGATAGLVGLDTLRTEWKLHPALAAGQIPSWAAVARDTPDSQRVAVYVLLHADVDLSGGAALVEACGATVRALLASVNGLVLELPAAGIPAVAALDAVQWIEPPLPLLSGTNDGNRARTQADLVQEPPYGLDGSGVTVLVYDGGTARASHVDFAGRLSALDNSGTITHATHVAGTIGGAGIANATYRGMAPGVTMLSYGLEGAGSVGPLYTNPGDIETDFADAVNVGGAVVSNASLGSNVEANGFDCAWQGDYGVTDALIDAIVRGALGAPFRMIWAAGNERSGSRCDVEGYGDYYSIAPPGGAKNHLTVGGVNSNDDSMTTFSSWGPTDDGRIKPDVCAPGCQIGGDFGVTSCSATGDASYVSLCGTSMAAPTVCGLAALVLQDFQAQFPGQPLPRNALLRALFAHTAVDLGNPGPDFKFGYGSVRVRDAVELLRTGHFCEATVDQGGSYTRTVVVAPDTPQLKVTLAWDDVPAVPNASVALVNDLDLVVTGPDATQHYPWSLDPLNPANAAVQTQADHVNNIEQVVVDNPAAGEWTIAVVGQNVPDGPQTFALVGDGAENIVTVIALPNGRPDLVPPHTAWHLDVRIAAFGQSLVPGTARLHYRVNDGPFAVIPLAALGGDLYQVTLPPRACGEVPGYYISVEATIEGTVTLPAAAPGETFSHEIGVWTPLFADDFEQPSDWTVLAGAITGNWERADPQQVVNLGVVTQPEDDHSPEDGYLCYTTGPLAGLHPSAYDVDGGPSHLLSPVLDLAGRDALVSYWRWYHMSVNMDDALVVAVSNDGVTWAPVEEVRRSAAEWIHAEWRVSDFVQPSATVQVRFTVNDTDPGSLIESLIDDFAVRHATCTATLPGDLNCDGTVDFGDINAFVLYLSNFEVWQAWYPGCPATNGDINSDGSYPAFADINPFVTLLTGP, from the coding sequence GTGACGATGAACGTCCGCCGCCGGCTTGCCATGCCGGTGCTCGCTCTACTGCTGTTCGCCGGCTCAATGCTGGTCGTTGCCGCCGAGCGGCACGTGCCCTGGCGCCTCGGGCAGGCCGCGCTGCCGGCCGTGTCGGCGGAGCGGCTCGCGGCGGTTTGGCCGGAAGTCAACAGTGGCCGGCCGCACGTGGTCGTTCAGTTTGATGTCCCGCCCCCGGCCGAGCAGCGCGCGACGCTCGCCGCCCGAGGGCTGCGCCTGCTGCGCTACATCGGCGGAGGCGCATATTTCGCGGCACTCGATGCCAATGCAACGGACCCGGACCAGCTCGGCGCGACGGCGGGCCTGGTAGGCCTGGATACGCTCCGCACGGAGTGGAAGCTGCACCCGGCTCTGGCCGCCGGGCAGATTCCGTCCTGGGCGGCGGTGGCACGCGACACGCCGGACAGTCAGCGCGTCGCGGTCTACGTCCTGCTGCACGCGGACGTGGACCTTTCTGGCGGCGCAGCCCTGGTCGAGGCGTGCGGCGCAACCGTGCGCGCGCTGCTTGCCAGCGTCAACGGTCTCGTGCTCGAGCTGCCCGCGGCCGGCATTCCGGCCGTCGCCGCGCTCGACGCGGTGCAATGGATCGAGCCGCCGCTGCCGCTGCTGTCCGGCACGAATGACGGCAACCGCGCCCGCACACAGGCCGATCTCGTGCAGGAACCGCCGTATGGCCTGGACGGCTCCGGCGTGACGGTGTTGGTCTACGACGGCGGCACGGCGCGCGCGTCGCACGTCGACTTCGCGGGGCGCCTCAGCGCACTCGACAACTCCGGCACGATCACCCACGCGACGCACGTCGCCGGCACGATTGGCGGCGCTGGCATCGCGAACGCCACGTACCGCGGCATGGCGCCGGGGGTCACGATGCTGTCGTACGGGTTGGAGGGGGCCGGCTCCGTCGGACCGCTCTACACCAACCCCGGCGACATCGAGACCGACTTCGCCGACGCGGTCAACGTGGGTGGCGCGGTCGTCTCGAATGCTTCGCTCGGCAGCAACGTCGAGGCGAACGGCTTCGACTGCGCCTGGCAGGGCGACTACGGCGTGACCGACGCGCTCATCGATGCCATCGTACGTGGCGCGCTCGGCGCGCCATTCCGGATGATCTGGGCCGCCGGCAACGAACGCTCCGGCAGCCGCTGCGACGTGGAAGGGTACGGAGACTACTACAGTATCGCCCCGCCGGGCGGTGCCAAGAACCACCTGACCGTCGGCGGCGTGAACTCCAACGACGACTCCATGACGACCTTCAGCAGTTGGGGACCAACCGACGACGGGCGCATCAAACCCGATGTCTGTGCTCCGGGCTGTCAGATTGGCGGCGACTTCGGTGTGACCTCATGCAGCGCCACCGGGGATGCCAGCTATGTGAGCCTCTGCGGAACGTCGATGGCCGCACCGACCGTGTGCGGCCTGGCGGCGCTGGTGCTGCAGGACTTCCAGGCCCAGTTTCCCGGCCAGCCGCTGCCGCGGAACGCGCTGCTCCGGGCGCTGTTCGCCCACACGGCCGTAGATCTGGGCAACCCCGGGCCGGACTTCAAGTTCGGCTATGGCTCGGTGCGTGTGCGCGATGCGGTCGAACTGTTGCGGACCGGTCACTTCTGCGAGGCCACCGTTGACCAGGGCGGCAGCTACACGCGGACTGTCGTGGTGGCCCCCGACACGCCTCAGTTGAAGGTCACCCTGGCCTGGGACGATGTGCCGGCGGTGCCCAATGCCAGTGTGGCGCTCGTCAACGATCTCGACCTGGTGGTCACCGGGCCGGACGCCACGCAGCACTATCCCTGGTCGCTCGATCCGCTGAATCCGGCCAACGCCGCGGTCCAGACGCAGGCCGACCACGTCAACAACATCGAGCAAGTGGTGGTGGACAACCCGGCGGCGGGCGAGTGGACGATTGCGGTCGTCGGCCAGAATGTCCCCGACGGGCCGCAGACTTTCGCGCTCGTGGGCGATGGTGCTGAGAACATCGTTACCGTCATCGCGCTCCCCAATGGCCGGCCAGATTTGGTCCCCCCGCACACGGCGTGGCACCTTGACGTGCGGATCGCCGCCTTCGGCCAGAGCCTGGTGCCCGGGACCGCGCGGCTTCACTACCGCGTCAACGACGGGCCGTTCGCCGTGATCCCACTCGCCGCGCTCGGTGGCGACTTGTACCAAGTGACACTGCCGCCGCGCGCGTGCGGCGAGGTGCCGGGCTACTATATCAGCGTCGAGGCGACCATTGAGGGCACTGTGACCTTGCCGGCCGCCGCCCCGGGCGAGACGTTCTCACACGAGATCGGCGTATGGACCCCGCTGTTCGCTGATGATTTCGAGCAGCCGAGCGATTGGACCGTTCTGGCCGGCGCGATCACCGGCAACTGGGAGCGCGCCGATCCGCAGCAGGTGGTGAATCTGGGCGTGGTGACTCAACCGGAAGATGATCACAGCCCGGAGGACGGCTACCTGTGCTACACGACCGGGCCGCTGGCGGGGTTGCATCCCTCGGCCTACGACGTGGACGGCGGGCCATCACACCTGCTGTCTCCGGTGCTCGACCTCGCGGGGCGCGATGCCCTCGTGAGCTACTGGCGCTGGTATCACATGAGTGTCAACATGGACGATGCGCTGGTTGTGGCGGTGAGCAACGATGGCGTGACTTGGGCGCCGGTAGAGGAGGTTCGTCGCAGCGCGGCCGAGTGGATCCACGCCGAATGGCGGGTCAGCGACTTCGTCCAGCCCTCCGCGACGGTGCAGGTCCGGTTCACGGTGAATGACACGGATCCCGGCTCATTGATCGAGTCGCTGATCGACGATTTTGCCGTGCGACACGCGACCTGTACGGCAACCCTCCCCGGCGACCTGAACTGCGACGGCACCGTCGATTTCGGTGACATTAATGCGTTTGTGTTGTACCTGTCGAACTTCGAGGTCTGGCAGGCGTGGTACCCCGGCTGCCCGGCCACGAACGGCGACATCAACAGTGACGGGAGCTACCCGGCCTTCGCGGACATCAACCCGTTCGTCACGCTGCTGACCGGCCCGTGA